A genomic stretch from Rubripirellula reticaptiva includes:
- a CDS encoding DUF502 domain-containing protein, producing the protein MSSDLAPPSDSDADAKPTRGAGFRRAILRGLGVVLPPLLTIVVLIWAWNTIDSYVLGPIEYRIQQAIVWKIEDTKTGFPEGAIANNERRLDGFTYKGQRYVPDPTGRRFFPEYVKNIVDERADYFGPFTPAPASARAYWHHYVQLEYMPRTLVVPVFLIVFTTALYFLGRMFTFGLGRWFVHAFDRTILSIPVVNKVYGSVKQVTDFAFSEREIEFNRVVAIQYPSQGIWSLGFVTGNSMVEIAEANGEPVLSVLMPTSPMPMTGFTVTVKRSEAIDLNITIDEAIQFIVSCGVVVPPQQRNERVVSAKAKPTIVVPPMK; encoded by the coding sequence ATGAGCTCTGATCTCGCCCCCCCTTCCGATTCGGACGCAGACGCCAAACCCACTCGCGGAGCCGGCTTCCGACGCGCGATTCTGCGCGGCCTTGGTGTGGTGCTGCCGCCGTTGCTGACCATTGTTGTGCTGATTTGGGCTTGGAACACCATCGACAGCTACGTGCTGGGACCGATTGAATACCGGATCCAACAAGCGATTGTCTGGAAGATCGAGGACACCAAAACCGGTTTTCCCGAAGGCGCCATCGCAAACAACGAACGCCGACTCGATGGGTTCACCTACAAAGGCCAGCGATACGTTCCCGACCCAACCGGACGACGGTTCTTTCCGGAATACGTCAAGAACATCGTTGATGAACGAGCGGACTACTTTGGACCGTTCACGCCGGCGCCGGCCAGCGCGAGAGCTTACTGGCATCACTATGTGCAGCTGGAATACATGCCGCGAACGCTTGTTGTGCCGGTCTTCCTGATCGTGTTCACGACCGCGCTGTATTTCTTGGGCCGAATGTTCACGTTCGGTTTGGGGCGTTGGTTCGTTCACGCATTTGATCGCACGATTCTAAGCATCCCGGTTGTCAACAAGGTCTACGGCAGCGTCAAGCAAGTCACCGACTTTGCGTTCAGCGAACGTGAAATTGAATTCAACCGAGTCGTTGCAATCCAGTACCCCAGCCAGGGCATCTGGTCGCTCGGGTTTGTGACGGGCAACAGCATGGTGGAGATCGCCGAAGCCAACGGCGAACCTGTGCTGAGCGTGCTGATGCCTACCAGCCCGATGCCGATGACTGGTTTTACCGTCACCGTCAAACGCAGCGAAGCAATCGATTTAAACATCACGATCGACGAAGCGATCCAGTTTATCGTTTCGTGCGGCGTCGTCGTCCCGCCTCAACAGCGCAATGAACGGGTTGTATCGGCCAAAGCAAAGCCGACGATCGTTGTTCCGCCAATGAAGTAA
- a CDS encoding ComF family protein codes for MKNLEKSSEPARETHTERNLGLLQDTWVAAKNAVLELILPPVCRLCNAPVRGDDDFCPVCDTALEMSASAMASACRRCGSPQSIVVNRSAPAESVVECQNCRSHSHEFDAVIALWSYNGRVCDAVVAAKYVHNAPLADAMGRRLGQRAAAYFAGSAVPDCVTYVPSHLTRQMTRGGNAIVSVAQSVAKSLNRPSRGLLKLNRAIAKQAWLDDEARQKNVHGAFSVRKSYASPRSPQIANRHILVVDDVLTTGATADAVAGALKQAGAAKVTWAVTARAVRGH; via the coding sequence GTGAAAAATTTGGAAAAGAGTTCCGAACCTGCCCGTGAAACGCATACCGAACGGAATTTGGGACTACTGCAGGACACTTGGGTGGCCGCGAAAAACGCGGTCTTGGAACTGATTTTGCCGCCAGTTTGTCGTCTTTGTAACGCCCCGGTCCGCGGCGACGACGATTTCTGTCCCGTCTGTGACACCGCTCTTGAAATGTCGGCTTCGGCGATGGCTTCCGCATGTCGGCGATGCGGAAGCCCGCAATCGATCGTGGTCAATCGTTCGGCGCCTGCTGAATCGGTGGTCGAGTGCCAAAACTGTCGATCCCATTCTCACGAATTTGACGCTGTGATCGCGCTGTGGTCCTACAACGGGCGAGTTTGTGATGCCGTTGTGGCCGCAAAATATGTTCACAACGCCCCGCTCGCCGACGCGATGGGGCGGCGACTCGGGCAACGAGCGGCAGCGTATTTTGCGGGCTCGGCCGTGCCTGACTGCGTCACTTACGTCCCGTCGCACCTGACGCGGCAGATGACGCGTGGAGGAAACGCAATCGTTTCCGTCGCCCAATCGGTCGCCAAATCGCTCAATCGGCCGAGCCGAGGACTGCTGAAGCTAAACCGTGCGATTGCAAAACAAGCCTGGCTAGATGACGAAGCTAGGCAAAAAAATGTTCACGGTGCGTTTTCGGTCAGAAAAAGCTATGCTTCACCTAGATCGCCCCAAATCGCCAATCGGCATATTCTAGTAGTCGATGACGTTTTGACGACCGGAGCGACTGCCGATGCGGTGGCGGGCGCTTTGAAACAGGCTGGTGCCGCGAAAGTCACTTGGGCGGTCACGGCACGGGCTGTCCGCGGCCACTAA
- a CDS encoding RNA polymerase sigma factor — MKFTDNTLFTIETRTVADLVRAAQTGDRDAFGELFQRYRPAIVALAMRRVRNADEAEELAQDVFIQAMQKIEQLRVPEAFGGWLRRIVHRMAINRTTRNRSALACDPEVMEATCLAIGAPDEFAEKREEAKAIRDSIDRLGDLDQETLKAFYLQSKSLIEMSDECGAPVGTIKRRLHVARKRLAKEMDDQLISA; from the coding sequence ATGAAATTCACTGATAACACTTTATTCACCATCGAGACTCGAACCGTTGCCGACCTTGTTCGCGCAGCACAGACGGGCGACCGAGACGCCTTTGGCGAGCTGTTCCAACGTTACCGACCTGCCATCGTGGCGCTGGCGATGCGACGCGTTCGCAACGCCGACGAAGCCGAAGAACTTGCACAAGATGTTTTCATCCAAGCGATGCAAAAAATCGAGCAACTGCGAGTCCCCGAGGCCTTTGGTGGTTGGTTGCGACGAATCGTTCACCGCATGGCGATCAATCGCACAACCCGCAACCGAAGCGCGTTGGCGTGCGATCCAGAAGTCATGGAAGCCACTTGCCTAGCGATCGGCGCACCGGATGAATTCGCCGAAAAGCGAGAGGAAGCAAAGGCGATTCGCGACAGCATCGATCGACTCGGCGACTTGGACCAAGAAACGTTGAAGGCGTTCTACTTGCAAAGCAAGTCGTTGATCGAAATGAGCGACGAGTGCGGCGCACCGGTCGGTACGATCAAGCGTCGCCTGCACGTCGCACGAAAACGACTGGCCAAGGAAATGGACGACCAACTTATCTCGGCTTGA
- a CDS encoding plastocyanin/azurin family copper-binding protein yields MRVHFSCLILLVSTCLVFADDVVADDHGHGSSASTTAVEAPTVFLDKSPRIVAYQLKRLDNARLLMVPRKTDDVKYIPVYSAIISRAGMSPQFREEAVDALMMLETASPVSVLLGAVDRVEGDDRAVRRTKRELAAMMIRRHEADLPASTDELVEATKSSDDFIQSVGFAGLSVSGSEAIALEHAAIGNDETLSLLHATELVPPKKMPPSIRDFVVKTLTESKSTSVRNAAINALGFIPTDQANTFEMVAPLVADAKLRTAAVKTLLMIRDEDRQESVSAELLSNLVDTAEKTPASERTSAAFTDAMQLADGLMASVSSETARQYRARLSEISVRMVRIKTVEEEMRYDLTYFAVEAGRPVQIVLENHDLMPHNMVISMPGTLKEVAQLGLEAGPTGGRDGLQYVPKSDLVIEATEMVPAHGEARLTFTAPTEPGEYPFVCTFPQHWYRMYGVMVVTENLDEWLKNPIEPANPIGSNRAFVQSWTIDDFKDKLDQGMVGRTPEFGKRIFTEASCAGCHKVAGEGGVIGPELTDVLTRWKGDRMGVLREILDPSHKIDAKYMMQRILTVDGRTITGVLVKEDDDNVSLMSSPEAKEPTVVAQDDIEAMVPSSVSMMPKALMDQYTQDEIFELMWYLETASPSNN; encoded by the coding sequence ATGCGGGTTCACTTTAGCTGCTTGATCCTTCTGGTATCGACTTGCCTTGTTTTTGCTGACGACGTTGTTGCTGACGACCACGGTCATGGCTCATCAGCAAGCACAACAGCCGTCGAAGCCCCGACGGTTTTCTTGGACAAGAGCCCGCGGATTGTCGCCTACCAGCTAAAACGACTCGACAATGCTCGGCTGCTGATGGTGCCCCGCAAAACGGACGACGTAAAGTACATCCCGGTGTACTCGGCAATCATCTCGCGCGCCGGCATGTCTCCCCAATTTCGCGAAGAAGCGGTCGACGCGTTGATGATGCTGGAAACCGCCAGTCCGGTATCCGTGTTACTTGGTGCAGTGGACCGAGTCGAAGGCGATGACCGCGCCGTCCGACGTACTAAACGCGAACTAGCGGCGATGATGATTCGGCGACATGAAGCTGATCTACCCGCCAGTACCGACGAGTTGGTCGAAGCCACAAAATCCAGCGATGACTTCATCCAATCGGTTGGCTTCGCAGGCTTGTCGGTATCGGGCAGCGAAGCGATTGCTTTGGAGCATGCGGCAATTGGCAACGACGAAACGCTGTCACTGCTTCACGCCACCGAACTGGTGCCGCCAAAGAAAATGCCACCGTCGATTCGTGACTTTGTCGTCAAGACTCTGACCGAATCGAAGTCAACGTCGGTTCGCAATGCCGCCATCAATGCGCTGGGGTTCATTCCGACCGATCAAGCTAACACTTTTGAAATGGTCGCTCCGCTGGTGGCTGATGCCAAGCTACGAACTGCCGCCGTTAAGACGTTGCTGATGATCCGCGACGAGGACCGGCAAGAGTCCGTCAGTGCAGAACTGCTGAGCAACCTTGTCGACACCGCCGAAAAAACTCCGGCGTCCGAGCGTACCAGCGCCGCCTTCACCGATGCGATGCAACTGGCCGACGGTTTGATGGCCAGCGTTTCGTCCGAAACGGCTCGTCAATATCGTGCCCGTCTGAGCGAAATCTCAGTTCGCATGGTACGAATCAAAACCGTCGAAGAAGAAATGCGTTACGACCTCACCTACTTTGCCGTCGAAGCAGGACGACCGGTTCAGATTGTCCTCGAGAATCACGATCTGATGCCGCACAACATGGTGATTTCGATGCCGGGAACTTTGAAAGAGGTCGCCCAGTTAGGACTCGAAGCAGGACCAACCGGCGGACGTGATGGACTTCAATACGTGCCAAAGTCGGACCTAGTCATCGAAGCAACCGAGATGGTGCCGGCGCATGGCGAAGCCCGTTTAACGTTTACCGCACCGACCGAACCAGGCGAATATCCGTTCGTTTGTACGTTCCCGCAGCACTGGTATCGCATGTACGGCGTGATGGTCGTGACCGAGAACCTCGACGAGTGGCTGAAAAACCCCATCGAACCCGCCAATCCAATCGGCAGCAATCGAGCCTTTGTTCAATCGTGGACGATCGACGACTTCAAAGACAAACTTGACCAAGGCATGGTCGGCCGAACTCCTGAATTTGGCAAACGAATTTTCACCGAAGCCTCGTGTGCGGGATGCCACAAAGTAGCCGGCGAGGGCGGCGTCATCGGCCCCGAACTGACCGACGTGCTGACGCGTTGGAAGGGTGATCGAATGGGAGTCCTTCGCGAGATCCTGGACCCGTCACACAAGATCGATGCCAAGTACATGATGCAGCGAATCTTGACCGTCGACGGTCGCACGATCACGGGCGTGTTGGTCAAAGAAGACGACGATAACGTCAGCCTGATGTCGAGCCCCGAAGCAAAAGAGCCAACCGTCGTAGCTCAGGACGACATCGAAGCCATGGTGCCATCAAGCGTTTCGATGATGCCCAAAGCACTGATGGACCAGTACACCCAAGACGAGATTTTCGAATTGATGTGGTACTTGGAAACCGCGTCGCCAAGCAATAATTAA